A portion of the Lolium rigidum isolate FL_2022 chromosome 1, APGP_CSIRO_Lrig_0.1, whole genome shotgun sequence genome contains these proteins:
- the LOC124682795 gene encoding sister chromatid cohesion 1 protein 3-like has product MFYSQSILARKSPLGTVWIAAHLERKVKKAQVDGIDIPTYAQSIMFPEVPIALRLSGHLLLGLVRIYSWKVNYLFQDCNRMLSTIRTAFASVEVDLPFDADRAPFEVITLPETFNLDDLNLDDAIRQMETPDNHRKTFEQITLSEEQYVTITLDEDGRAEPSPAGRSLFIEPEPPEQGTFPPFPEDAMFVDPPEGTNTINGEQDSPERLREAPESLLNFKGVIDGSDPMDEDPSPFIYKATTPPAMDSSLSAGRGSLPGTSMPNVSRSISHDPIEDEDPSGTGISLPVFVLEPSPPQVQDNKRKRTLEVQENKRKRTLEVQENKRSRIFDENIVISNDYMGKQIAGKELCKLASKRKKLPHTAVDIWKYNRIRQKDSFFFEPLVHGMCTDLHNVYKAEFPQASASGAESASHERANDVANVEEQDALPDRHLTPKSPGNADVQPEQVTATSPGNAEAQPEPHLTPLSPENGDATPFDFAPELPRFSPGGNQSPVRYDDTPFKTPGGTPQSRPGGTGATEIPATYGSYASPGQGTRVSDPNGSPFPFDDELEEDLPEIPGLISTPSMISSASTGTTGLGSMSTRTRAVAEYFRNKISSASSDDQRGKFCLNGILEGRTRKQAARMFFETLALKSYDYIDVEQEEAYSDISVSLRPSLSTAKL; this is encoded by the exons ATGTTCTACTCCCAGTCGATCCTGGCGAGGAAGAGCCCGCTGGGCACGGTGTGGATCGCCGCGCACCTCGAGCGCAAGGTCAAGAAGGCGCAGGTCGACGGCATCGACATCCCTACCTACGCCC AGTCCATAATGTTCCCTGAGGTTCCAATTGCTCTGAGGTTATCAGGGCATCTTCTTCTAGGGCTAGTTCGCATCTACTCATGGAAGGTGAATTACCTGTTTCAAGACTGTAATCGAATGCTGAGCACAATCAGAACCGCTTTTGCCTCTGTGGAAGTAGATCTACCATTTGATGCCGACCGTGCTCCTTTTGAGGTTATCACATTGCCAGAAACATTTAACCTTGATGACTTAAACCTGGATGATGCAATTCGTCAGATGGA AACGCCAGATAATCATCGTAAAACTTTTGAACAGATCACCTTGTCTG AGGAACAGTATGTGACGATCACTCTTGATGAG GATGGTAGAGCAGAACCATCTCCTGCTGGCCGATCCTTGTTTATTGAGCCTGAACCACCTGAGCAAGG GACATTTCCCCCATTCCCTGAGGATGCCATGTTTGTAGATCCTCCAGAAGGCA CAAACACTATTAATGGGGAGCAAGACTCACCAGAAAGATTGCGTGAAGCACCCGAGAGCCtgctgaactttaaaggtgttatTGATGGCAGTGACCCCATGGATGAAGATCCGTCACCCTTCATATACAAGGCTACCACACCACCAGCAATGGACTCATCTTTATCCGCTGGTAGAGGATCTTTGCCTGGGACGTCCATGCCCAATGTATCAAGGAGTATCAGCCATGATCCTATTGAAGATGAAGATCCAAGCGGCACTG GAATCTCGTTACCTGTATTTGTCCTGGAACCATCTCCACCTCAAGTACAAGATAACAAGAGAAAGAGAACGTTGGAAGTACAAGAGAACAAGAGAAAGAGAACGTTGGAAGTACAAGAGAACAAGAGAAGCCGCATATTTGATGAGAACATAGTAATCTCCAATGA CTATATGGGCAAACAAATTGCTGGCAAAGAACTATGTAAGCTGGCTTCCAAGAGGAAGAAACTACCACATACAGCAGTGGATATTTGGAAATATAACAGGATCCGCCAAAAGGACAGCTTCTTCTTTGAACCTTTGGTACACG GAATGTGTACTGACCTGCATAATGTCTACAAGGCTGAATTCCCTCAGGCGAGTGCCTCTGGTGCTGAGTCTGCCTCTCATGAACGGGCTAACGATGTTGCAAATGTTGAAGAGCAGGATGCACTGCCTGACCGCCACCTTACCCCCAAGTCTCCAGGAAATGCCGATGTACAACCTGAACAAGTCACTGCAACGTCTCCAGGAAATGCAGAAGCACAGCCTGAACCTCACCTCACCCCATTGTCTCCAGAAAATGGAGACGCAACACCATTTGATTTTGCACCTGAGCTTCCTCGGTTCTCTCCAGGAGGGAATCAATCTCCAGTAAGATATGATGATACTCCTTTCAAGACTCCAGGTGGAACCCCACAGTCTAGACCTGGAGGAACTGGTGCTACGGAAATACCAGCAACATATGGCAGTTATGCATCACCTGGACAGGGCACTCGTGTGTCTGACCCGAATGGATCTCCATTCCCGTTTGATGATGAACTTGAGGAAGATCTGCCAGAGATTCCTGGACTCATCAGTACACCTAGCATGATCTCTAGTGCGAGTACTGGCACCACAGGATTAGGTAGCATGTCTACTAGGACAAG GGCTGTTGCTGAGTATTTCAGAAACAAGATATCTTCAGCCTCATCAGACGATCAACGGGGGAAATTCTGTTTGAACGGAATCTTGGAAGGGAGGACAAGGAAGCAAGCTGCACGCATGTTTTTTGAAACATTG GCCCTGAAGAGTTACGATTATATTGATGTCGAGCAGGAAGAAGCATATAGTGATATTTCAGTTTCGCTTAGACCTTCACTCTCAACCGCCAAACTCTAA
- the LOC124653614 gene encoding aspartyl protease family protein At5g10770-like — translation MAASSSSCARAHHLLSVLALLAAAFSVTAASSSANGGGSVIVAVGKKSAVLSLRELEWAAAARKIRGRYAQPMQAQILEFTPAIVLSEFLISTYTLVPISSSPGEHKKAESARRAATVLKLKQHLPTTIRSQPAGTERYLTRLLAADEARAASLQLPRAASTQSGSGRGQAVAEVPLTSGIRFQTLNYVTTIALGGESAGAVANFTVIVDTGSDLTWVQCKPCRYCYSQQDPLFDPTGSATYAALPCNASACAASLKDATGAPGTCARSGSGSERCYYALAYGDGSFSRGVLATDTVGLGGASLEGFVFGCGLSNRGLFGGTAGLMGLGRTELSLVSQTSSRFGGVFSYCLPATTSGDSTGSLSLGRGDSSAYRNTTPVAYTRMIADPAQPPFYFMNITGATVGGAAVTASGLGARNVLIDSGTVISRLAPSVYHAIRAEFTLQFGAGTRYPAAPGFSILDTCYNLTGLDEVKVPLLTLQLEGGADVTVDPAGMLFMVRKDGSQVCLAMASLPYEDQMPIIGNYQQKNKRVVYDTVGSRLGFADEDCSYI, via the exons ATGGCGGCCAGTTCTTCCAGTTGTGCTCGCGCGCACCATCTTCTTAGTGTCCTTGCGCTTCTCGCCGCTGCTTTTAGTGTCACCGCCGCCAGCAGCAGCGCCAATGGCGGCGGGAGCGTCATCGTCGCCGTCGGGAAGAAGAGTGCGGTGCTGTCGCTGCGTGAGTTGGAGTGGGCTGCAGCCGCGAGGAAGATCCGGGGCCGCTACGCGCAACCAATGCAAGCTCAGATCCTTG AGTTCACACCTGCTATAGTCCT GTCTGAATTTCTGATAAGCACTTACACACTTGTCCCCATCTCATCTTCTCCAGGAGAGCATAAGAAAGCAGAGTCAGCCAGAAGAGCGGCCACCGTGTTAAAACTGAAGCAACATTTGCCCACCACCATCCGCAGCCAGCCTGCCGGAACTGAACGTTACCTCACCCGCCTTCTCGCTGCCGACGAGGCGCGTGCTGCATCGTTGCAGCTTCCCAGGGCAGCATCCACTCAGTCCGGCTCTGGCCGCggccaggcggtggcggaggTTCCGCTTACTTCCGGCATCCGCTTCCAGACGCTTAACTACGTCACCACCATCGCGCTCGGTGGCGAGTCCGCTGGCGCCGTCGCCAACTTCACCGTCATCGTGGACACCGGCAGCGACCTCACATGGGTACAGTGCAAGCCGTGCCGCTACTGCTACTCGCAGCAGGACCCGCTCTTCGACCCCACCGGCTCCGCCACCTACGCCGCCCTCCCGTGCAACGCCtccgcctgcgccgcctcccTCAAGGATGCCACCGGCGCGCCCGGAACCTGCGCCAGAAGCGGCAGCGGTAGCGAGAGGTGCTACTACGCGCTGGCCTACGGCGACGGGTCGTTCAGCCGCGGCGTGCTTGCCACGGACACGGTCGGCCTCGGGGGTGCCAGCCTCGAGGGCTTCGTGTTCGGCTGCGGCCTCAGCAACCGCGGCCTGTTCGGCGGCACGGCAGGTCTCATGGGCCTCGGCAGGACCGAGCTCTCCCTCGTCTCCCAGACGTCGTCCCGGTTCGGCGGCGTGTTCTCCTACTGTCTGCCAGCGACAACGTCCGGCGACTCCACAGGGTCTCTCTCCCTCGGGCGCGGCGACTCATCAGCCTACCGTAACACGACGCCCGTGGCATACACTCGCATGATCGCCGACCCCGCGCAGCCGCCGTTCTACTTCATGAACATCACCGGCGCGACCGTCGGCGGCGCCGCGGTGACCGCGTCCGGTCTCGGCGCCAGAAACGTGCTCATCGACTCGGGCACGGTGATCTCGCGCCTGGCACCTTCTGTGTACCACGCCATCCGCGCCGAGTTCACGCTCCAGTTCGGCGCCGGGACGCGGTACCCCGCCGCGCCAGGGTTCTCGATCCTCGACACGTGCTACAACCTGACGGGGCTCGACGAGGTGAAGGTGCCGCTGCTGACTCTGCAGCTGGAAGGCGGAGCCGACGTTACCGTGGACCCTGCAGGGATGCTGTTCATGGTGAGGAAAGACGGGTCTCAGGTGTGCCTGGCCATGGCGAGCCTCCCGTACGAAGACCAGATGCCTATCATAGGGAATTACCAGCAGAAGAACAAGAGGGTGGTGTATGACACGGTGGGGTCAAGGCTAGGCTTTGCTGATGAGGATTGCAGCTACATTTGA